A genome region from Pseudomonas anguilliseptica includes the following:
- a CDS encoding electron transfer flavoprotein subunit alpha/FixB family protein, whose product MTILVIAEHTNAALAAATLNTVAAAAKIGGDIHVLVAGSACGAAAEAAGKIAGVAKVLVADNAAFAHQLPENVAPLVAELGKGYSHILAAATSNGKNILPRVAAALDVDQISEIIAVESADTFKRPIYAGNAIATVQSSAAIKVITVRATGFDPVAAEGGSAAVEAVAVGGDAGKSAFVGEELAKSDRPELTAAKIVVSGGRGMQNGDNFKHLYALADKLGAAVGASRAAVDAGFVPNDMQVGQTGKIVAPQLYIAVGISGAIQHLAGMKDSKVIVAINKDEEAPIFQVADYGLVADLFEAVPELEKLV is encoded by the coding sequence ATGACTATCCTGGTTATCGCTGAACACACCAACGCTGCCCTGGCTGCAGCCACCCTGAACACTGTTGCTGCTGCTGCGAAAATCGGTGGTGACATCCACGTTCTGGTTGCAGGCTCTGCTTGCGGCGCTGCTGCCGAAGCCGCTGGCAAAATTGCTGGCGTGGCCAAGGTACTGGTTGCTGACAACGCTGCTTTCGCTCACCAGTTGCCAGAAAACGTTGCGCCGCTGGTTGCCGAACTGGGCAAGGGCTACAGCCACATCCTGGCTGCTGCCACCAGCAATGGTAAAAATATCCTGCCGCGCGTTGCTGCTGCGCTGGACGTTGATCAGATCTCGGAAATCATCGCCGTTGAAAGCGCTGATACCTTCAAGCGTCCGATCTACGCCGGTAACGCCATTGCTACCGTGCAGTCCTCTGCTGCTATCAAAGTCATCACTGTACGTGCCACCGGTTTCGACCCGGTTGCAGCCGAAGGCGGCAGCGCTGCCGTTGAAGCTGTGGCTGTTGGCGGTGACGCTGGCAAATCGGCTTTCGTTGGCGAAGAGCTGGCCAAGTCCGATCGTCCGGAACTGACCGCTGCCAAGATCGTCGTTTCCGGCGGTCGTGGCATGCAGAACGGTGACAACTTCAAGCACCTGTACGCCCTGGCCGACAAGCTGGGCGCTGCCGTCGGTGCTTCGCGCGCCGCCGTTGACGCTGGCTTCGTACCGAACGACATGCAGGTCGGTCAGACCGGCAAGATCGTTGCACCGCAGCTGTACATCGCCGTCGGTATTTCCGGCGCGATCCAGCACCTGGCCGGCATGAAAGACTCCAAAGTGATCGTTGCGATCAACAAGGATGAAGAAGCGCCGATCTTCCAGGTAGCTGATTACGGCCTGGTCGCTGACCTGTTCGAAGCTGTACCTGAGCTGGAAAAACTGGTTTAA
- a CDS encoding IS5 family transposase, with the protein MKQMTFADAEYAGKRKQTRKELFLIEMDRVVPWKGLVTLIDPHYPKGEGGRPAYALMAMLRVHLMQNWFGYSDPAMEETLYETTILRQFAGLSLERIPDETTILNFRRLLEKHELAAGILAVINGYLGDRGLSLRQGTIVDATLINAPSSTKNKDRKRDPEMHQTKKGNQYYFGMKAHIGVDDESGLVHSVVGTAANVADVTQVDKLLHGDENVVCTDAGYTGVEKRPEHEGRKVIWQVAARRSTYRKLDKRSGLYKAKRKIEKAKAQVRAKVEHPFRVFKRQFGYVKTRFRGLAKNTAQLVTLFALSNLWMARRHLLTNAGEVRL; encoded by the coding sequence ATGAAGCAGATGACCTTCGCCGACGCCGAGTACGCAGGCAAGCGCAAGCAGACCCGCAAAGAGTTGTTCCTGATCGAGATGGATCGAGTAGTGCCGTGGAAAGGATTGGTCACCCTGATCGATCCGCACTACCCGAAGGGCGAAGGTGGCAGGCCCGCCTATGCGCTGATGGCGATGCTGCGTGTGCATCTGATGCAAAACTGGTTCGGTTACAGCGATCCGGCGATGGAGGAAACGCTGTACGAGACCACCATCCTGCGCCAGTTCGCCGGCTTAAGCCTGGAACGCATTCCCGATGAAACCACCATCCTCAACTTCCGTCGCTTGCTGGAGAAACACGAGCTGGCTGCAGGCATCTTGGCTGTGATTAACGGCTATCTGGGCGACCGTGGTCTGTCACTGCGCCAGGGCACCATCGTTGATGCCACGTTGATCAATGCGCCGAGTTCGACCAAGAACAAGGACCGTAAGCGCGATCCGGAAATGCACCAAACAAAGAAGGGCAACCAGTACTACTTCGGCATGAAGGCGCACATCGGCGTGGATGACGAGTCGGGTCTGGTGCACAGCGTAGTAGGCACGGCAGCCAACGTGGCGGATGTCACCCAGGTAGACAAACTGCTGCACGGCGACGAAAACGTGGTGTGTACTGACGCAGGTTACACCGGTGTCGAAAAGCGTCCGGAGCATGAAGGTCGGAAGGTAATCTGGCAGGTGGCGGCACGCCGCAGCACCTACAGGAAGCTCGATAAGCGCAGCGGGTTATACAAAGCCAAGCGCAAGATCGAGAAGGCCAAAGCCCAAGTGCGCGCCAAGGTCGAGCATCCGTTTCGCGTGTTCAAGCGCCAGTTCGGTTATGTGAAGACGCGCTTCCGTGGCCTGGCCAAAAACACCGCACAACTGGTAACGCTGTTCGCCCTGTCGAACCTGTGGATGGCCCGTCGACATTTACTGACGAATGCAGGAGAGGTGCGCCTGTAA
- a CDS encoding DUF1285 domain-containing protein, producing the protein MTDTGKAGDLLAQIPKGEGKGLPPVHLWHPEFCGDIDMRIARDGTWYYMGTLIGRKPMVKLFSTIIRRDGNKYVLVTPVEMVGIQVDDAPFVAVSLQVEGEGEAQVLRFVTNVEDEVVAGSEHPLRVELDALTEEPAPYVYVRSNLEALIHRNVFYQLVELAVTREVDGKAWLGVWSSGEFFTIGPQPD; encoded by the coding sequence ATGACTGATACAGGCAAGGCCGGCGACCTGCTGGCGCAGATACCCAAAGGCGAGGGCAAGGGTTTGCCACCGGTGCACCTGTGGCACCCGGAGTTCTGTGGCGATATCGACATGCGCATCGCCCGCGATGGCACCTGGTATTACATGGGGACGCTGATTGGTCGCAAGCCAATGGTCAAATTGTTTTCCACCATTATTCGCCGTGATGGCAATAAATACGTGCTGGTGACGCCGGTGGAGATGGTCGGCATTCAGGTGGATGACGCGCCCTTTGTCGCGGTCAGTCTGCAGGTGGAGGGCGAGGGTGAGGCGCAGGTGCTGCGTTTTGTCACCAATGTCGAGGATGAGGTGGTCGCCGGCAGCGAACATCCGCTGCGGGTCGAACTCGACGCTCTGACTGAAGAGCCGGCGCCCTATGTGTATGTGCGCAGCAATCTTGAGGCGTTGATCCACCGCAATGTGTTTTATCAGCTGGTTGAGTTGGCGGTGACGCGCGAAGTTGATGGCAAGGCCTGGCTTGGCGTGTGGAGCAGTGGTGAGTTCTTCACTATCGGCCCGCAGCCGGACTGA
- a CDS encoding PLP-dependent aminotransferase family protein translates to MTNLLLYQRIAQQLAEDIRRGVYQPGERVPSVRKMSAQLSVSHATVLQAYANLEDQGLIRARPQSGFYVHQTPALTAPTPDIARVERPGLVTRSSIINQVLTESRREGVFPLGAAVPHVDYLPVRALHQQLAKVTRFHSARAFSYMFSPGFEPLRRQVAIRMRDAGVVVDPTEVVITHGCVDALQMSLRVLTKPGDLIAAESPTYYGLLQLADLLGLKVIEIPSDPTTGISLEALQLAANQWPIKALVLTARLSNPLGGTIPEERQRQLLRLAGDYDIQIIEDDIYGELMFEQGPTKALKSHDREGRVVYCSSFSKTLSPGVRIGWIVAGKYQDEIQRLQTFSTHSACSVTQMAVAAYLENGGYDRHLRFIRQEYRKNLSAFQLAVQQYFPEGTQMSRPKGGFILWVSLPARVNTKDLHVRALQQGISIAPGLIFSNTEQFNHCIRLNCGIPWNREAERALMTLGMLAGQLCQEGGDGGDARRHV, encoded by the coding sequence ATGACCAATCTGTTGCTTTATCAGCGCATTGCCCAGCAACTGGCGGAAGACATCCGCCGCGGCGTCTACCAGCCCGGTGAGCGGGTGCCTTCGGTGCGCAAGATGAGTGCGCAGCTCAGTGTCAGCCACGCCACGGTGTTGCAGGCGTATGCCAACCTGGAAGACCAGGGCCTGATTCGCGCCCGCCCGCAATCCGGCTTCTACGTGCACCAGACTCCAGCCCTGACCGCGCCCACTCCCGATATCGCCCGCGTAGAACGCCCTGGCCTGGTGACGCGCAGCAGCATCATCAATCAGGTGCTCACCGAGTCGCGCCGCGAGGGGGTGTTCCCCCTTGGTGCTGCCGTGCCGCATGTGGATTACCTACCGGTGCGCGCGTTGCACCAGCAACTAGCCAAGGTGACCCGTTTTCACAGTGCACGAGCCTTCAGCTACATGTTCAGCCCGGGCTTTGAGCCACTGCGGCGCCAGGTGGCGATCCGCATGCGTGATGCCGGCGTGGTAGTCGACCCGACCGAGGTGGTGATCACCCACGGCTGCGTGGATGCCCTGCAGATGAGCCTGCGTGTGCTGACCAAGCCGGGCGATCTGATCGCCGCCGAGTCGCCGACTTATTACGGGCTGCTGCAACTGGCTGATCTGCTTGGCCTGAAAGTCATCGAAATTCCCAGTGACCCGACCACCGGCATCAGCCTGGAAGCCCTGCAACTGGCGGCCAACCAATGGCCGATCAAGGCGCTGGTGCTGACCGCGCGGTTGAGCAATCCGCTGGGCGGCACCATTCCCGAGGAGCGTCAGCGCCAGTTGCTGCGTCTGGCCGGTGATTACGATATCCAGATCATCGAAGACGATATCTATGGCGAGCTGATGTTCGAGCAGGGCCCGACCAAGGCGCTCAAGTCCCATGACCGCGAAGGACGAGTGGTGTATTGCTCGAGCTTCTCCAAGACGCTCTCTCCCGGTGTACGCATCGGCTGGATTGTTGCTGGCAAGTATCAGGATGAAATCCAGCGCCTGCAGACCTTCAGCACCCACTCGGCGTGCAGCGTGACGCAGATGGCGGTAGCGGCCTATCTGGAGAATGGCGGTTACGACCGGCATCTGCGCTTTATCCGCCAGGAGTACCGCAAGAACCTCAGCGCCTTTCAGCTGGCGGTGCAGCAGTATTTCCCCGAAGGCACGCAGATGAGTCGGCCCAAGGGCGGTTTTATTCTCTGGGTCAGCCTGCCGGCGCGGGTCAATACCAAGGACCTGCACGTACGTGCGTTGCAGCAGGGCATCAGCATCGCACCGGGGTTGATCTTCAGTAATACCGAGCAGTTCAACCACTGTATTCGCCTGAACTGCGGCATTCCGTGGAACCGTGAAGCCGAGCGTGCGCTAATGACCCTGGGCATGCTGGCCGGGCAGCTGTGTCAGGAAGGCGGTGATGGAGGGGATGCCCGTCGCCATGTTTAG
- a CDS encoding DUF4398 domain-containing protein, whose amino-acid sequence MIYRRICAALLPLMLSACASDPAPNEQLRLTEQALSQAKALGISAEQSAALRLAEEKLVLAQAAMQDEDYKQARVYAEQAELDARLAEAEHLTEKSQQQLAELSNAINRLRKQLGGLQ is encoded by the coding sequence GTGATTTATCGACGTATCTGTGCGGCGTTGCTGCCGCTCATGCTCAGTGCCTGTGCATCCGATCCTGCGCCTAATGAGCAACTGCGCCTGACCGAACAGGCGCTCAGTCAGGCCAAGGCTCTGGGTATTTCCGCCGAGCAGTCTGCTGCGCTGCGCCTGGCCGAGGAAAAACTTGTCCTGGCGCAAGCAGCCATGCAGGACGAAGACTACAAGCAAGCGCGGGTGTATGCCGAACAGGCCGAGCTGGATGCGCGGCTGGCCGAAGCTGAGCACTTGACCGAGAAAAGCCAGCAGCAACTGGCCGAGCTGAGTAATGCCATCAATCGCTTGCGCAAACAGCTGGGGGGCTTGCAATGA
- a CDS encoding electron transfer flavoprotein subunit beta/FixA family protein: MKVLVAVKRVVDYNVKVRVKADNSGVDLANVKMSMNPFCEIAVEEAVRLKEKGVASEIVVVTIGPATAQEQLRTALALGADRAILVESADELNSLAVAKLLKAVVDKEQPQLVIMGKQAIDSDNNQTGQMLGALTGFGQGTFASKVEVAGDKVNVTREIDGGLQTVALNLPAIVTTDLRLNEPRYASLPNIMKAKKKPLETVSPADLGVSTASTVKTLKVEAPATRSAGIKVKSVAELVEKLKNEAKVI; this comes from the coding sequence ATGAAGGTTCTTGTAGCTGTCAAACGAGTGGTCGACTACAACGTCAAGGTTCGTGTCAAAGCGGACAACAGCGGCGTTGATCTTGCCAACGTCAAGATGTCGATGAACCCTTTCTGCGAAATCGCCGTGGAAGAAGCTGTACGCCTGAAAGAGAAAGGCGTGGCGAGCGAGATCGTTGTCGTAACCATCGGCCCGGCCACTGCTCAAGAGCAGCTGCGTACCGCGCTGGCGCTGGGTGCTGACCGTGCCATCCTGGTTGAGTCGGCCGACGAGCTGAACTCGCTGGCTGTGGCCAAACTGCTCAAGGCAGTGGTCGACAAAGAGCAGCCTCAGCTGGTGATCATGGGCAAACAAGCCATCGACAGCGACAACAACCAGACTGGCCAGATGCTGGGCGCGCTGACTGGTTTCGGCCAGGGCACCTTCGCTTCCAAAGTGGAAGTGGCGGGCGACAAGGTCAACGTAACCCGTGAAATCGACGGCGGCCTGCAGACTGTTGCACTGAACCTGCCAGCTATCGTGACCACCGACCTGCGTCTGAACGAGCCGCGCTACGCGTCGCTGCCGAACATCATGAAAGCCAAGAAGAAGCCGCTGGAAACTGTTAGCCCGGCTGATCTGGGCGTTTCCACCGCTTCCACCGTGAAGACTCTGAAAGTTGAAGCACCTGCGACCCGCAGTGCTGGCATCAAGGTCAAGTCCGTGGCTGAACTGGTCGAGAAACTGAAGAACGAGGCGAAGGTAATCTAA
- a CDS encoding DUF4823 domain-containing protein: MRSLLLIMSVLLLGGCMKASDLADEAIYQLRDVGVLDHSQTRRSSPWRLQADSFIYIAQGHFVPPGGAYPRPNVVAEEAYKGFIEYFPMVRRAKAPLGLEESLAQAREAGAHYLLYSRFAYADDRIGTVEEWEDQEALDRLGTDHGVIQLMLIETNTRYLVDTARIRSRGGFLTLYDAKPEDLIGPALQDYARRLLGLGH; the protein is encoded by the coding sequence ATGCGTAGTCTGTTGTTGATAATGAGTGTGTTGCTGCTGGGCGGCTGCATGAAGGCCAGTGATCTGGCAGATGAGGCAATTTATCAATTGCGCGATGTCGGCGTGCTTGACCATAGCCAGACGCGCCGCTCCAGCCCGTGGCGTTTGCAAGCCGACTCTTTCATCTATATCGCTCAGGGGCATTTCGTGCCGCCAGGTGGTGCTTATCCGCGGCCCAATGTGGTGGCTGAAGAGGCCTACAAGGGCTTTATCGAGTATTTCCCCATGGTGCGCCGCGCCAAGGCGCCGCTAGGCCTGGAAGAGTCGTTGGCGCAGGCGCGCGAGGCGGGTGCGCATTACCTGCTGTACAGCCGCTTCGCATATGCCGATGACCGTATCGGCACCGTGGAGGAATGGGAAGATCAGGAGGCGCTGGACCGTCTGGGTACTGATCACGGGGTGATTCAGTTGATGCTGATCGAGACCAACACCCGCTATTTGGTCGATACGGCGCGCATTCGTAGCCGTGGAGGCTTCCTGACGCTTTATGATGCCAAGCCGGAGGACCTGATCGGTCCGGCGCTGCAGGATTACGCGCGGCGTTTGTTGGGCTTGGGGCATTGA
- a CDS encoding IS5 family transposase, producing MKQMTFADAEYAGKRKQTRKELFLIEMDQVVPWKGLIALIEPHYPKGEGGRPAYPLMAMLRVHLMQNWFGYSDPAMEESLYETTILRQFAGLSLERIPDETTILNFRRLLEKHELAAGILAVINGYLGDRGLSLRQGTIVDATLINAPSSTKNKDGKRDPEMHQTKKGNQYYFGMKAHIGVDDESGLVHSVVGTAANVADVTQVDKLLHGKENMVGADAGYTGVEKRPEHEGREVIWQIAARRSTYNTLSKRSALYKAKRKIEKAKAQVRAKVEHPFRVIKRQFGYVKTRFRGLAKNTAQLVTLFALSNLWMARRHLLTNAGEVRL from the coding sequence ATGAAGCAGATGACCTTCGCCGACGCCGAGTACGCCGGCAAGCGCAAGCAAACCCGCAAAGAGCTGTTCCTGATCGAGATGGATCAGGTTGTGCCGTGGAAGGGTTTGATTGCCTTGATCGAACCGCATTACCCCAAGGGTGAAGGCGGACGTCCAGCCTATCCGCTGATGGCGATGTTACGGGTTCATTTGATGCAGAACTGGTTCGGCTACAGCGACCCGGCGATGGAGGAGTCTCTGTACGAGACCACCATCCTGCGCCAGTTTGCGGGTCTGAGCCTGGAGCGCATTCCCGACGAAACCACCATCCTCAACTTCCGCCGATTGCTGGAGAAACACGAACTGGCTGCGGGCATCTTGGCCGTCATCAATGGCTATTTGGGTGACCGCGGTTTGTCATTGCGCCAAGGCACCATCGTCGATGCCACGCTGATCAATGCGCCGAGTTCGACCAAGAACAAGGACGGTAAGCGTGACCCGGAAATGCACCAGACCAAGAAGGGAAACCAGTATTACTTCGGCATGAAGGCGCACATCGGCGTCGATGACGAGTCGGGTTTAGTGCATAGCGTGGTCGGCACGGCAGCCAATGTTGCAGACGTTACTCAGGTCGACAAGCTGCTACACGGCAAAGAAAACATGGTGGGTGCCGACGCGGGTTACACCGGCGTAGAGAAGCGGCCAGAACATGAAGGCCGTGAAGTGATCTGGCAGATCGCAGCCCGCCGCAGTACGTACAACACGTTGAGTAAGCGCAGCGCGCTGTACAAAGCCAAGCGCAAGATCGAGAAGGCCAAGGCGCAAGTTCGCGCCAAGGTCGAGCACCCGTTCCGGGTGATCAAGCGTCAGTTCGGTTATGTGAAGACGCGTTTCCGTGGCCTGGCCAAAAACACCGCACAACTGGTAACGCTGTTCGCCCTGTCGAACCTGTGGATGGCCCGTCGACATTTGCTGACGAATGCAGGAGAGGTGCGCCTGTAA
- a CDS encoding electron transfer flavoprotein-ubiquinone oxidoreductase — translation MEREFMEFDVVIVGAGPAGLSAACRLKQKAAEAGKEISVCVVEKGSEVGAHILSGAVFEPRALNELFPDWKELGAPLNTPVKRDDIYVLSNAEKATKVPDFFVPKTMHNHGNYIISLGNLCRWLAQQAENLGVEIYPGFAAQEALINEEGSVYGILTGDLGVDREGHPKEGYYTPGMELRAKYTLFAEGCRGHIGKQLIKKFNLDSEADAQHYGIGIKEIWDIDPAKHEQGLVVHTAGWPLDIVAKENTGGSFLYHLENNQVVVGLIVDLSYSNPHLSPFDEFQRYKHHPVIAQYLEGGKRVAYGARALAKGGINSLPKMVFNGGALIGCDLGTMNVAKIKGSHTAMKSGMLAAEAVADALFAGKEGGDQLTGYVDAFKASWLYDELFRTRNFAPAMHKFGPLMGAGFNWLDQNIFGGKLPFTLHDTKPDYACLKPAAETQKISYPKPDGKLSFDKLSSVFLSNTNHEEEQPCHLKLTDPSIPLSKNLPMYDEPAQRYCPAGVYEVVTKEDGEQKFQINAQNCVHCKTCDIKDPAQNINWVAPEGTGGPNYPNM, via the coding sequence GTGGAACGCGAATTTATGGAATTCGACGTCGTCATCGTCGGCGCCGGCCCTGCTGGTTTGTCCGCCGCCTGCCGACTGAAGCAGAAAGCCGCCGAAGCCGGCAAAGAAATCAGCGTCTGCGTGGTCGAAAAAGGCTCCGAAGTTGGCGCACACATTCTTTCCGGTGCGGTGTTCGAGCCGCGCGCCTTGAATGAACTGTTCCCTGATTGGAAAGAGCTCGGTGCCCCGCTGAACACACCGGTCAAGCGCGACGACATCTACGTGCTCAGCAATGCCGAGAAGGCCACCAAGGTTCCGGACTTCTTCGTGCCCAAGACCATGCACAACCATGGCAACTACATCATCTCCCTGGGCAACCTGTGCCGCTGGCTGGCGCAGCAGGCGGAAAACCTCGGCGTAGAAATCTACCCAGGCTTCGCCGCTCAGGAAGCACTGATCAATGAAGAAGGCTCGGTCTACGGCATTCTCACCGGCGATCTGGGTGTTGACCGCGAAGGTCACCCGAAAGAGGGTTACTACACCCCAGGCATGGAACTGCGCGCCAAGTACACCCTATTCGCCGAAGGCTGCCGTGGCCATATCGGCAAGCAGCTGATCAAGAAATTCAACCTCGACTCCGAAGCCGACGCCCAGCATTACGGCATCGGCATCAAGGAAATCTGGGACATCGACCCAGCCAAGCACGAACAAGGCTTGGTGGTGCACACCGCTGGCTGGCCGCTTGATATTGTCGCCAAAGAAAACACTGGCGGCTCCTTCCTCTATCACCTGGAAAACAACCAGGTAGTGGTTGGCCTGATCGTCGACCTGTCGTACAGCAACCCGCACCTGTCGCCGTTCGATGAGTTCCAGCGCTACAAGCACCACCCGGTGATTGCCCAGTACCTGGAAGGCGGCAAGCGCGTAGCCTATGGTGCTCGCGCTCTGGCTAAAGGCGGCATCAACTCGCTGCCGAAGATGGTCTTTAACGGCGGCGCCCTGATCGGTTGCGACCTCGGCACCATGAACGTGGCCAAGATCAAGGGCAGCCACACCGCCATGAAGTCCGGCATGCTAGCTGCTGAAGCGGTAGCTGACGCACTGTTTGCTGGCAAGGAAGGCGGCGATCAGCTGACCGGCTATGTCGACGCATTCAAGGCCAGCTGGCTGTACGACGAACTGTTCCGCACCCGTAACTTCGCTCCAGCGATGCACAAGTTCGGCCCATTGATGGGGGCAGGCTTCAACTGGCTGGATCAGAACATCTTCGGCGGCAAACTGCCCTTTACCCTGCACGACACCAAGCCGGATTACGCCTGCTTGAAGCCGGCTGCAGAGACACAGAAGATCAGCTACCCAAAACCCGACGGCAAACTCAGCTTCGACAAGCTCAGCTCGGTATTCCTCTCCAACACCAACCATGAAGAGGAACAACCCTGCCACCTGAAGCTCACCGATCCGAGCATTCCGCTGAGCAAGAACCTGCCAATGTACGACGAACCGGCGCAGCGCTACTGCCCGGCCGGCGTATACGAGGTGGTGACCAAGGAAGACGGCGAGCAGAAGTTCCAGATCAACGCGCAGAACTGCGTGCACTGCAAAACCTGTGACATCAAGGATCCGGCCCAGAACATCAACTGGGTGGCCCCTGAAGGCACAGGCGGGCCCAACTACCCCAACATGTAA
- a CDS encoding alpha/beta fold hydrolase encodes MKKLIAALMLLLTSAATLLYLSPAALLTSIQLVERQRAGLSLKQISVGDLSIHYYEGGPSSAQTILMAHGFAANKDNWLRFARHLSQDYRVIALDLPGFGASDKPAGSYDVGTQTERLASVIDALGIEQSHLIGNSMGGHISALYAARYPHRTRSLALLDNAGITSPQPSELMQRLQRGEPNPLVVKSPEDFQRLLDFIFVQPPYLTESLKGYFAEQATANSAHYDQVFAHLIERYIPLEPELPKIQAPTLIIWGTEDRALHVSSVEVMQPLLRKPSVVIMADTGHAPMIERAELTAQHYQAFLQALVD; translated from the coding sequence ATGAAAAAACTGATCGCAGCCTTGATGCTACTGCTCACCTCTGCTGCTACCCTGCTCTACCTGTCACCCGCCGCCTTGTTGACAAGCATACAGCTGGTGGAGCGACAACGTGCCGGGCTGAGTCTCAAACAGATCAGCGTGGGCGATCTTAGCATTCATTACTACGAGGGCGGCCCAAGCAGCGCACAAACCATCCTGATGGCGCACGGCTTTGCTGCCAACAAGGACAACTGGCTGCGTTTCGCTCGCCACCTCAGCCAGGACTACCGGGTTATAGCCCTCGATCTACCGGGTTTCGGCGCTAGCGACAAACCGGCCGGAAGCTACGATGTAGGCACCCAGACCGAACGCCTGGCCAGCGTGATTGATGCATTGGGAATTGAGCAGTCGCACCTGATCGGTAATTCCATGGGCGGGCATATCAGCGCGCTGTATGCCGCGCGCTATCCACATAGAACCCGTTCTCTGGCGTTACTCGACAACGCAGGCATTACTTCGCCGCAACCCAGCGAACTGATGCAACGACTGCAGCGCGGCGAGCCCAATCCGCTGGTGGTGAAAAGCCCCGAAGACTTTCAGCGCCTGCTGGACTTTATCTTCGTGCAACCACCCTACCTGACGGAATCGCTTAAGGGCTATTTCGCCGAGCAGGCCACCGCCAACAGCGCCCACTATGACCAGGTATTTGCCCATCTGATCGAACGCTATATCCCGCTGGAACCTGAGCTACCGAAGATCCAAGCGCCAACGCTGATCATCTGGGGCACAGAGGATCGGGCATTGCATGTATCCAGCGTCGAGGTAATGCAACCGCTGCTGCGCAAACCCAGCGTGGTTATCATGGCCGACACCGGTCATGCGCCGATGATTGAACGGGCGGAACTGACCGCACAGCACTACCAGGCCTTTCTCCAAGCATTGGTGGATTAG